The Waddliaceae bacterium genome segment AAAAGTAAGATTGTATCTTTACGTTTGCTATAGGAAAAACAAAGAAAGGAAGTACAATCAATGACAATGGCGACAGCTGTGCGTCCGCTGCGCGCGCTCTGCGCAGTGGGCGCCTCTGTGTGCTCTGTGGCTCTGTGGTGAAAAAATTGGGGCTTGTTATTTTTTATTGCAGGAGCGGCAAAGCACCCTGGGAAACTTTGTAGTAAAAAATCAGTAGCGCGTAACAGCAGAAAAGTAACACTAGAAGGAGATAGGGAATGACAACAATCCTCGACGGAAAAGCCACCGCCATACAGATCGAAGAAGAGCTCAAAAGCATCATCGCTGCATCTTCAGGACGCCAACCATGCCTAGCCCTTATCCTCGTAGGCGAAAACCCCGCCTCTAAAGTATATGTCTCCACCAAGAAGAGAAAATGCGAAGCCCTAGGGATACTCTCTATAATCCATGATTTCCCCGATACCATCGACGAAAAAACAATACTAACCACCATCGCCACCCTCAACGCCGATGATACCGTCGACGGGATCCTTGTACAACTCCCCCTTCCAAACCATATCGACGCACTAAAAGTATGCAGCGCAGTATCCCCAGAAAAAGACGTCGATGGCTTCCACCCAACAAACGTCGGGAAACTCCTCCTCGGAAACGACGACGGCTTCATATCATGTACCCCCTACGGAATAAGTACGCTAATGGAACGGTACGGCATAGAAACATCAGGGAAACACGCCGTCATCGTCGGAAGAAGCAACATCGTCGGGAAACCCATGGCAGCAATCCTCATGCAAAAATCCCCACACGGCAACGCCACCGTCACCGTCGCCAACAGCAGAACGCCAAACCTCAAAGAAGTGTGCCGCTCAGCAGATATCCTCATCAGCGCAATAGGGTCGCCACACTTCATCACCGCCGACATGGTAAAAAATGACGCCATAGTAATCGACGTAGGGATAAATAAAGTCACAGATACAACAAAACCACGCGGATACAAACTCACCGGCGATGTCGACTTCGAAAATGTCGCAAAAAAAACAGCCTTCATAACACCAGTACCCGGCGGAATCGGACCCATGACAGTCGCTATGCTACTCACAAATACTATCAAAGCATACAAACAACATATGTCAAAGGCTCCGCGCTAGTGTCAAGGGGACCCTGCCCCTTAACAATCCCCGGTTAAGGGCTCCGCGCCCTTAACAATCCGCGCCAAAGGAGCGGTGCTCCTCTGGACTCCCCAGGTAAGCGACAAAACGGCAAGAAGAGCTTCCTGCAAAAGCAGAAAGATCTTCTTGCCGTTTTGCTGCCGTCATTACCATCGAAACGATGGTAATGATGGTTTATCGAACATGCCTTGTTCTCCCTTAAATCATGGTCTGATAATATAAAACGTGGGCTTTTTTAGCTGGCGCACTTCATAGTAACGAAGCGA includes the following:
- the folD gene encoding bifunctional methylenetetrahydrofolate dehydrogenase/methenyltetrahydrofolate cyclohydrolase FolD, coding for MTTILDGKATAIQIEEELKSIIAASSGRQPCLALILVGENPASKVYVSTKKRKCEALGILSIIHDFPDTIDEKTILTTIATLNADDTVDGILVQLPLPNHIDALKVCSAVSPEKDVDGFHPTNVGKLLLGNDDGFISCTPYGISTLMERYGIETSGKHAVIVGRSNIVGKPMAAILMQKSPHGNATVTVANSRTPNLKEVCRSADILISAIGSPHFITADMVKNDAIVIDVGINKVTDTTKPRGYKLTGDVDFENVAKKTAFITPVPGGIGPMTVAMLLTNTIKAYKQHMSKAPR